CACCGCCTCCAACCAGATATCATAAAGTCGAGCCTCTATATTCAGATGGTTTCGATCATGGGTCCTGGCGCGCTCGCGTAGTTCTCGCAGTGACTCGGGATCGCCGGCTGTGGCACCAGCGGCTAATCTGAGTGAGCGAAGCAACATCTTGTTCTGCTGTTCGAAATCGGTGTTGTGGAATTTATCACGAATCTCAGCGGACGTTGACAAAAAGCGATCATAGAAGGCTG
The Gimesia aquarii DNA segment above includes these coding regions:
- a CDS encoding globin, translating into MEALTPKDQFLQSLDRCMEQEGFIPAFYDRFLSTSAEIRDKFHNTDFEQQNKMLLRSLRLAAGATAGDPESLRELRERARTHDRNHLNIEARLYDIWLEAVIETVQEFDEEWNEAVENTWRTILGYVISYMVKRY